Proteins encoded together in one Triticum dicoccoides isolate Atlit2015 ecotype Zavitan chromosome 7B, WEW_v2.0, whole genome shotgun sequence window:
- the LOC119335973 gene encoding uncharacterized protein LOC119335973 isoform X1, which produces MSWSSQRGLQCPSTDATVPPVIAGPSCSVLPMRERDPHRRSSSTASSLSASVRLEAGQGAPSHPFTGCEANATPCHQIRVPIAPSCLPEPPGNRGRRRPSDLASTVPVATASMDHRPDLHHHRCLVAHLSAARGRGGDQAASISPLRPATIAVQLGGMCDAVQCWCTPARPHHLQRTRLPSSVRFICEVPDRDIEVHLDTSSSVRHALMQLIHGHRQKNCSSPPLP; this is translated from the exons ATGAGTTGGTCCAGCCAGCGGGGCCTCCAATGTCCATCCACCGACGCGACTGTCCCTCCTGTGATCGCCGGCCCTTCTTGCTCTGTGCTCCCCATGAGGGAGAGGGACCCGCACCGCCGCTCCTCCTCCACTGCGAGCTCTCTTTCAGCCTCGGTTCGATTAGAGGCCGGACAGGGAGCCCCTTCTCACCCCTTCACCGGATGCGAGGCAAACGCGACCCCTTGCCACCAGATCCGAGTGCCCATTGCCCCCTCCTGCTTGCCAGAGCCTCCAGGGAATCGTGGACGCCGGCGGCCGTCGGATCTGGCTTCCACCGTGCCAGTAGCCACGGCATCCATGGATCACCGTCCGGATCTGCACCACCACCGGTGCCTCGTCGCACACCTGTCCGCCGCCAGGGGCCGAGGAGGAGACCAGGCGGCCTCCATATCTCCTCTCCG TCCGGCGACCATCGCCGTGCAGCTCGGCGGCATGTGTGATGCGGTTCAGTGCTGGTGCACGCCGGCGCGACCACACCATCTCCAGCGCACACGGCTCCCTTCAAGCGTGCGGTTCATTTGCGAGGTCCCTGACCGTGACATTGAAGTGCATCTAGATACCTCGAGCAGTGTACGACACGCCCTCATGCAGCTCATCCACGGGCACCGGCAAAAAAATTGTAGTTCCCCTCCGCTCCCCTGA
- the LOC119335973 gene encoding uncharacterized protein LOC119335973 isoform X2: MSWSSQRGLQCPSTDATVPPVIAGPSCSVLPMRERDPHRRSSSTASSLSASVRLEAGQGAPSHPFTGCEANATPCHQIRVPIAPSCLPEPPGNRGRRRPSDLASTVPVATASMDHRPDLHHHRCLVAHLSAARGRGGDQAASISPLRPATIAVQLGGMCDAVQCWCTPARPHHLQRTRLPSSVRFICEVPDRDIEVHLDTSSSVRHALMQLIHGHRQKN, from the exons ATGAGTTGGTCCAGCCAGCGGGGCCTCCAATGTCCATCCACCGACGCGACTGTCCCTCCTGTGATCGCCGGCCCTTCTTGCTCTGTGCTCCCCATGAGGGAGAGGGACCCGCACCGCCGCTCCTCCTCCACTGCGAGCTCTCTTTCAGCCTCGGTTCGATTAGAGGCCGGACAGGGAGCCCCTTCTCACCCCTTCACCGGATGCGAGGCAAACGCGACCCCTTGCCACCAGATCCGAGTGCCCATTGCCCCCTCCTGCTTGCCAGAGCCTCCAGGGAATCGTGGACGCCGGCGGCCGTCGGATCTGGCTTCCACCGTGCCAGTAGCCACGGCATCCATGGATCACCGTCCGGATCTGCACCACCACCGGTGCCTCGTCGCACACCTGTCCGCCGCCAGGGGCCGAGGAGGAGACCAGGCGGCCTCCATATCTCCTCTCCG TCCGGCGACCATCGCCGTGCAGCTCGGCGGCATGTGTGATGCGGTTCAGTGCTGGTGCACGCCGGCGCGACCACACCATCTCCAGCGCACACGGCTCCCTTCAAGCGTGCGGTTCATTTGCGAGGTCCCTGACCGTGACATTGAAGTGCATCTAGATACCTCGAGCAGTGTACGACACGCCCTCATGCAGCTCATCCACGGGCACCGGCAAAAAAATT GA